Proteins encoded within one genomic window of Natator depressus isolate rNatDep1 chromosome 1, rNatDep2.hap1, whole genome shotgun sequence:
- the EIF3D gene encoding eukaryotic translation initiation factor 3 subunit D isoform X1, with protein sequence MAKFMTPVIQDNPSGWGPCAVPEQFKDMPYQPFSKGDRLGKVADWTGATYQDKRYTNKYSSQFGGGSQYAYFHEEDETSFQLVDTARTQKTAYQRNRMRFAQRNLRRDKDRRNMLQFNMQTLPKSAKQKERDRLRLQKKFQKQFGVRQKWDQKSQKPRDSSVEVRSDWEVKEEMDFPRLMKMRYLEVSEPQDIECCGALEYYDKAFDRITTRNEKSLRSIKRIFHTVTTTDDPVIRKLAKTQGNVFATDAILATLMSCTRSVYSWDIIVQRVGSKLFFDKRDNSDFDLLTVSETANEPPQDEGNSFNSPRNLAMEATYINHNFSQQCLRMGKEKYKFPNPNPFVEDDMDKNEVASVAYRYRRWKLGDDIDLIVRCEHDGVMTGAGGEVSFINIKTLNEWDSRHCNGVDWRQKLDSQRGAVIATELKNNSYKLARWTCCALLAGSEYLKLGYVSRYHVKDSARHVILGTQQFKPNEFASQINLSMENAWGILRCVIDVCMKLDEGKYLILKDPNKQVIRVYSLPDGTFSSDEEDDDEEEEEEEEEEES encoded by the exons ATGGCTAAATTCATGACACCTGTGATCCAGGACAACCCCTCAGGTTGGGGTCCATGTGCTGTTCCTGAGCAGTTCAAAGATATGCCATATCAGCCCTTCAGCAAAGGAGATCGTCTGGGAAAG GTTGCAGACTGGACAGGAGCCACTTATCAGGACAAAAGATACACGA ATAAGTACTCATCGCAGTTTGGTGGGGGAAGCCAGTATGCGTATTTTCATGAGGAGGATGAGACCAGCTTCCAGCTTGTGGACACAGCACGTACACAGAAGACGGCATACCAAAGGAATCGTATGAGATTTGCACAG AGGAACCTTCGGCGGGACAAGGACCGCCGGAACATGCTTCAGTTCAACATGCAGACCCTGCCTAAGAGCGCCAAACAGAAGGAGAG AGACCGTCTACGTCTACAAAAGAAATTTCAGAAGCAGTTCGGGGTGAGGCAGAAATGGGACCAAAAATCACAG AAGCCTCGCGACTCCTCTGTTGAAGTTCGCAGTGACTGGGAGGTGAAGGAGGAGATGGATTTCCCTCGGCTGATGAAGATGCGCTATCTGGAGGTGTCAGAGCCACAGGACAT AGAGTGCTGTGGCGCCTTGGAATATTATGACAAAGCCTTTGACCGCATTACCACAAGGAATGAAAAGTCCTTGCGGAGCATCAAGCGCATCTTTCACACTGTCACCACTACTGATGACCCAGTCATTCGCAAG ctggcGAAGACCCAGGGAAATGTGTTTGCCACAGACGCCATCCTGGCCACACTGATGAGCTGTACTCGCTCTGTGTATTCCTGGGACATCATTGTCCAGAGAGTTGGATCCAAGCTCTTCTTTGACAAGAGGGACAATTCTGACTTCG ACCTGCTGACAGTGAGCGAAACTGCTAATGAACCACCACAGGACGAGGGCAACTCCTTTAATTCACCTCGCAACCTGGCCATGGAAGCAACCTACATCAACCACAACTTCTCCCAGCAATGTCTGAGAATG GGGAAGGAAAAATACAAGTTTCCCAACCCAAACCCGTTTGTGGAGGATGACATGGATAAGAACGAAGTGGCCTCTGTTGCATACCG GTACCGAAGGTGGAAACTGGGAGATGACATAGACCTGATTGTCCGCTGTGAACACGACGGAGTGATGACAGGAGCTGGCGGAGAAGTATCATTCATCAACATCAAAACACTGAACGAATGGGATTCCAGG CATTGCAATGGAGTGGACTGGCGTCAGAAGCTAGATTCTCAGAGAGGAGCTGTGATTGCCACCGAGCTgaaaaacaacagttacaaatTAGCCCGTTGGACATGTTGTGCACTGCTGGCTGGATCGGAGTATCTTAAACTTGG GTATGTGTCCCGTTACCACGTAAAGGACTCTGCACGCCACGTGATCTTGGGCACACAGCAGTTCAAGCCGAATGAGTTTGCCAGCCAGATTAACCTGAGTATGGAGAACGCATGGGGCATCCTGCGTTGTGTCATTGACGTCTGCATGAAACTGGATGAGGGCAAATACCTCATCCTCAAAGACCCCAACAAGCAAGTGATCCGGGTTTACAGTCTCCCTGATGGCACCTTCAGCTCCGATGAGGAGGAtgatgatgaagaggaggaggaggaagaggaag aGGAAGAGAGCTAA
- the EIF3D gene encoding eukaryotic translation initiation factor 3 subunit D isoform X2: MAKFMTPVIQDNPSGWGPCAVPEQFKDMPYQPFSKGDRLGKVADWTGATYQDKRYTNKYSSQFGGGSQYAYFHEEDETSFQLVDTARTQKTAYQRNRMRFAQRNLRRDKDRRNMLQFNMQTLPKSAKQKERDRLRLQKKFQKQFGVRQKWDQKSQQKPRDSSVEVRSDWEVKEEMDFPRLMKMRYLEVSEPQDIECCGALEYYDKAFDRITTRNEKSLRSIKRIFHTVTTTDDPVIRKLAKTQGNVFATDAILATLMSCTRSVYSWDIIVQRVGSKLFFDKRDNSDFDLLTVSETANEPPQDEGNSFNSPRNLAMEATYINHNFSQQCLRMGKEKYKFPNPNPFVEDDMDKNEVASVAYRYRRWKLGDDIDLIVRCEHDGVMTGAGGEVSFINIKTLNEWDSRHCNGVDWRQKLDSQRGAVIATELKNNSYKLARWTCCALLAGSEYLKLGYVSRYHVKDSARHVILGTQQFKPNEFASQINLSMENAWGILRCVIDVCMKLDEGKYLILKDPNKQVIRVYSLPDGTFSSDEEDDDEEEEEEEEEEES, from the exons ATGGCTAAATTCATGACACCTGTGATCCAGGACAACCCCTCAGGTTGGGGTCCATGTGCTGTTCCTGAGCAGTTCAAAGATATGCCATATCAGCCCTTCAGCAAAGGAGATCGTCTGGGAAAG GTTGCAGACTGGACAGGAGCCACTTATCAGGACAAAAGATACACGA ATAAGTACTCATCGCAGTTTGGTGGGGGAAGCCAGTATGCGTATTTTCATGAGGAGGATGAGACCAGCTTCCAGCTTGTGGACACAGCACGTACACAGAAGACGGCATACCAAAGGAATCGTATGAGATTTGCACAG AGGAACCTTCGGCGGGACAAGGACCGCCGGAACATGCTTCAGTTCAACATGCAGACCCTGCCTAAGAGCGCCAAACAGAAGGAGAG AGACCGTCTACGTCTACAAAAGAAATTTCAGAAGCAGTTCGGGGTGAGGCAGAAATGGGACCAAAAATCACAG CAGAAGCCTCGCGACTCCTCTGTTGAAGTTCGCAGTGACTGGGAGGTGAAGGAGGAGATGGATTTCCCTCGGCTGATGAAGATGCGCTATCTGGAGGTGTCAGAGCCACAGGACAT AGAGTGCTGTGGCGCCTTGGAATATTATGACAAAGCCTTTGACCGCATTACCACAAGGAATGAAAAGTCCTTGCGGAGCATCAAGCGCATCTTTCACACTGTCACCACTACTGATGACCCAGTCATTCGCAAG ctggcGAAGACCCAGGGAAATGTGTTTGCCACAGACGCCATCCTGGCCACACTGATGAGCTGTACTCGCTCTGTGTATTCCTGGGACATCATTGTCCAGAGAGTTGGATCCAAGCTCTTCTTTGACAAGAGGGACAATTCTGACTTCG ACCTGCTGACAGTGAGCGAAACTGCTAATGAACCACCACAGGACGAGGGCAACTCCTTTAATTCACCTCGCAACCTGGCCATGGAAGCAACCTACATCAACCACAACTTCTCCCAGCAATGTCTGAGAATG GGGAAGGAAAAATACAAGTTTCCCAACCCAAACCCGTTTGTGGAGGATGACATGGATAAGAACGAAGTGGCCTCTGTTGCATACCG GTACCGAAGGTGGAAACTGGGAGATGACATAGACCTGATTGTCCGCTGTGAACACGACGGAGTGATGACAGGAGCTGGCGGAGAAGTATCATTCATCAACATCAAAACACTGAACGAATGGGATTCCAGG CATTGCAATGGAGTGGACTGGCGTCAGAAGCTAGATTCTCAGAGAGGAGCTGTGATTGCCACCGAGCTgaaaaacaacagttacaaatTAGCCCGTTGGACATGTTGTGCACTGCTGGCTGGATCGGAGTATCTTAAACTTGG GTATGTGTCCCGTTACCACGTAAAGGACTCTGCACGCCACGTGATCTTGGGCACACAGCAGTTCAAGCCGAATGAGTTTGCCAGCCAGATTAACCTGAGTATGGAGAACGCATGGGGCATCCTGCGTTGTGTCATTGACGTCTGCATGAAACTGGATGAGGGCAAATACCTCATCCTCAAAGACCCCAACAAGCAAGTGATCCGGGTTTACAGTCTCCCTGATGGCACCTTCAGCTCCGATGAGGAGGAtgatgatgaagaggaggaggaggaagaggaag aGGAAGAGAGCTAA